From a region of the Selenomonadales bacterium genome:
- a CDS encoding YjbQ family protein produces MRYRLTIETKREEMKDITRTVADCIGRSGIMDGICTVYCPHTTAAITINENADPDVIHDILLGLRHTYPDRREFLHAEGNSTAHLKASTFGASETILIESGRPLLGTWQGIYFCEFDGPRRRTYYVDVRA; encoded by the coding sequence ATGAGATACAGACTGACCATCGAAACGAAACGCGAGGAGATGAAAGACATCACGCGCACCGTAGCCGACTGCATTGGGCGCAGCGGCATCATGGACGGCATCTGCACTGTGTACTGTCCGCACACCACAGCTGCCATCACCATCAACGAAAACGCCGACCCTGATGTCATCCACGACATCCTCCTCGGACTTCGCCACACCTATCCCGACCGCAGAGAATTCCTCCACGCAGAAGGAAACAGCACCGCCCACCTCAAAGCCTCTACCTTCGGAGCCTCCGAAACGATTCTCATAGAAAGCGGCAGACCGCTCCTCGGTACGTGGCAGGGCATCTACTTCTGCGAATTTGACGGACCGCGCAGACGTACCTACTACGTCGATGTGCGCGCCTGA
- a CDS encoding rubrerythrin family protein, translating to MELKGTRTEANLWAAFAGESQARNKYTYYASKAKKDGYQQIAAIFEETASNEKEHAKIWFKLLHGGIADTMTNLADAASGEQDEWTSMYPEFAKVAREEGFDKIAYLFDEVAKIEKEHEERYRALIANIEEGKVFVREEQQLWHCRNCGHIHSGAQAPGVCPVCDHPQSFFQIKAENY from the coding sequence ATGGAATTGAAAGGTACCAGAACAGAAGCAAACTTGTGGGCAGCATTCGCAGGAGAGTCGCAGGCGCGTAACAAATACACCTACTACGCATCGAAAGCGAAAAAAGACGGCTATCAGCAGATCGCCGCGATCTTCGAAGAAACGGCTTCCAACGAAAAAGAGCACGCTAAAATTTGGTTCAAATTGCTCCACGGCGGTATTGCCGACACCATGACCAACTTGGCAGATGCAGCGTCGGGCGAACAGGATGAATGGACGAGCATGTATCCCGAGTTCGCAAAAGTAGCGCGAGAAGAAGGGTTCGATAAAATCGCTTACCTCTTCGACGAAGTAGCAAAAATCGAAAAAGAACATGAAGAACGCTATCGTGCGCTCATCGCCAACATCGAAGAAGGCAAAGTCTTCGTTCGCGAAGAACAACAGCTCTGGCATTGCCGTAACTGCGGTCATATCCACAGCGGTGCACAGGCTCCGGGCGTATGCCCTGTCTGCGACCACCCGCAGTCCTTCTTCCAGATCAAAGCAGAAAACTACTAA
- a CDS encoding Rrf2 family transcriptional regulator encodes MQFNATTDYAFRVALHLACAGDRIVSRREISESNNVTTMFLQKIMASLMEAGLVTSYRGANGGFRLSRPAGEITLLDVLEAMEGKVVLNRCLGDYGSCSRNAAPRCAVHRSLTKVQDVFCAAMSQITLARLAEDELSLHHHEE; translated from the coding sequence ATGCAGTTTAATGCGACGACAGATTATGCGTTCCGCGTTGCACTTCATCTGGCATGTGCGGGCGATCGCATCGTATCGCGCAGGGAGATCTCGGAGAGCAACAACGTAACGACGATGTTTTTGCAGAAGATCATGGCATCTTTGATGGAGGCGGGCTTGGTGACGAGCTATCGCGGTGCGAACGGTGGGTTCCGCCTGTCGCGTCCGGCAGGCGAGATCACGCTTCTCGATGTCTTGGAGGCGATGGAGGGCAAGGTGGTGCTCAATCGTTGTCTCGGCGATTACGGTTCGTGCTCGAGAAATGCGGCTCCGCGCTGTGCGGTGCATCGTTCTTTGACGAAGGTGCAGGACGTTTTTTGTGCGGCGATGTCACAGATCACGCTGGCGCGTCTGGCAGAAGATGAGCTTTCGCTTCATCATCATGAAGAATAA